The genomic region TGTGGTGGTTTTGGCTCAGTAATTATGTTATCCAGTATTTTAAAATCTAAAAGGTATAGGTTTAATGATAACTTGTTATTATTTATTAATTTTATACTGTAGTATTTAATGCTAGGACTCAATATAGTCTTCAATCTCGTCACCTTTCAAAACATATCCACAATACTGGCACTCCAACATAATTGGATTAGTTGATTTTAGCTTAAACAATGACTTAATAGGCTCGTTTTTCTTCCTAGATATACATGTTGGGTTCGGGCACTTGATTAAGCCCTTAACTATGCTTGGAGGTTCAACTCTTTGCTTCTCCACAACCTTGTATTCTTTGATAACATTTATTGTAGCAGTTGGCGCTATTAATGCTATGAGACTTAATTCTTTCATTGATAAGAATTTTTCTTCGATTTTAACAATGTCTTTTCTACCAAGCTTTCTGCTTTCAACATTCATTACTAAAGCTACACGTAATCCTTCACTACCAGTTATTCCAAGCACTCTTAAAACCTTCAATGCTTTACCAGCAGGTATATGATCTATAACTATTCCATTCCTAATTTTCGAGACTATTAGCTTATTTGGATATTTTGATAGATTAGTGGGGTTCACTCCATAAACACCTCACCAATGTAATGATTAATAGGATGTGGATGAAGAGCTCTGCGTGGTAGGTGCGGAGCCCCGATAACCCCCTCAATGAAGAAATGAAAACCCGACCCAAGAGGGGGAAGCCCCTGCAAATACTCATAACATCCAAAATAACCAAAAAATAAAGCACGAGTAACCACAACAAGTTTCTTCTCCATACTTAACCCCTCCAAACACCAAGTACTAGGGATAATAGAGCCATTCTCAACGGAACACCTAGCTTGGCTTGGTAGAAATATGCTGCATAAGGAGTTTCATCAACTCTATAATCAATTTCATCTATTTTTGGTAGGGGATGAAGTATTCTAAACTCTTTCTTAACATTTCTCAATGTATCAATGCTTATCCTGTATAGGTTCTTAACTCGCTCATACTCTATTGGATCAGGGTATCTCTCCTTCTGGATTCTCGTAACATATAGTACATCTAGTTCATCGATAACATCTTGTAGACTCGTTGTTTCTTCAAACGATAATCCTAGCTCAGCTATTTTATTTCTAACTTCTTCTCTCAATCTAAGTATTCCAGGAGATATCAAGTATACTTTTCTAGGTTTAAACCTTGTTAAGCCATATAAGAAGCTTGTTATTGTTCTAGCATATTTTAGATCTCCTAGAATACCTATTGTTAACCCATCTATTCCTCCAAATATTTTATACATGGTATATAAATCGATCATTGCTTGAGTCGGGTGTTCATGTCTTCCATCTCCTCCATTGATTACGGGGTTTTCCGCTAACTCTGCAGCATACCTTGCTGTTCCTTCATATTTTGACCTAATAACTATTAGATCGCTGTATGAATCAAGCATTCTAATAGTGTCTGCGAAGTTCTCGCCTTTTGCTAGACTAGTAGCTGTTTCACTAGTGAATACAAGTGTTTTCCCGCCCAATCTATATGTTGCTGATTGAAAACTATACATTGTCCTAGTGCTTGGTTCGAGGAATGCTAATGCAACAATATATCCGTCTAGCAGGTGTAGCTTCTTTTTCTCAGACAAATATTTTTCCATCTGATCAGCTACTAAGAAGAGATATTCTAGGTTTTCACGGCTATAATCCAGTATGCTTAGTACGTCTCCTCTGGGAAAACCCATGTGCCCGGCACAATTTATAGTAATAACAAAAATATAAGTTTAACTATGTTTTTCTCTGTTCAAGTAATTCTTGATCAAATAATATGTTTGTTCATCAATTAGTCTATGCTTCACTAATACATTAATTATAAACCATATATTCATGAGAGAAATTAATTCAACACCTAGCCGTTTAAGCCTCTCCCTCGCTCCCTCCTCTCTATCTACAAAAACAAATGCTTTCTCAACAATACCTCCCATACTTCTTACTGCATTAACTGCATGTTCCAAACTACCACCAGTTGTTGCTACATCATCAACTACCAGAACATTTCTATCAGCAACTATTCCCTCGACAAGTCTCTTAGTACCGTGTTGCTTAGGTTTCTTCCTCACATATCCAACGGGCTTATGTGTTTTGCACGCTATGAATGATGCATGAATTATTCCAGCAGACTCTATTCCTACCACTATATCAAAGTTTAATTTTTCCAGCTTAGATAAGGAAATATCAATTATTTTAGAATATATATCGTAGTAGCTTGGCAGAATTCTTAAATCAATATAGTAAGGGCTTATTTTTCCACTCGTCAACCTGTATTCGCCGATCTTAAAAAGTTTATTTCTATAGAGTTCTAAAACTATTTCCTCTAGAACAGATTCACTGTTCATTTATGATCAACCCCTATAATTTCTCTATGGATCTTGTTAATTTCCTCAATAATCTTGATAGGATTACTTGATAATGTAATCATTCTACCAATTATTTCATAATCAGCTCCAACACGAATAGCTGTGCCTGGCGCGGCTCCTTGAACACCTATTCCTGGAGAAAATATTTTGGCTTGAATATTATTTTCGAATAGAAACTTTTTAATCTCAATAATTCTATCCGGCCTTGTAGCTGGTGCGACAAGACCCCATGGTTTAAGTTTTTTAATAATTTCTAGTATGTTAAGTAAACACTTATCTATGATATCTAGTGATCCCTTATGGCTCATAGATGCTACAAGTACTAATTTAGAATTTTGTTTTGATAGAAAATCTTTTAACTCAAATAATCCTCCCTCTAATCCTATGAATGCATGTGCAATATATGTATTGTATCCCATCTCGACTAGTTGATTCACTGTATTAATCATTATTGGTGCTATATCAGCTAGCTTGAAATCTATGATCCAGTAATGCTTGTTATCGATTAGTTTGGATATTTCCATAAAACCTTCCAAACCATATCTTATAAGGAATGGTAGGCCAAACTTGTATCCAGCAACTATGTTTTTAGTTGCATCTATGAAATCAATGAACCAGTTTAGAGGCTTATTTGTCACGTCTAGAGCTACTATTATCCTACTATTCAATGAGTTAATCCCCAACTATTTTCTTTATGAAGTAATAATATATGGGAGCTGGTGTTAGTGGTCTGCTTTTGAATTCTGGATGTGGTTGGGACCCGAAGTATAATGTTCTATATTTTGGTAATTCGATGAATTCAGGGTATTTCTCGGGGCTCCAACCACTTATTTTTAAACCGGCGTTTTCAAGCTTATCAATGTATTTTGGGTTAACCTCGTATCTATGCCTATGTCTTTCATAAACTATTTCTCTACGATAAATTTGCCATGCAATAGTGTTTTTCTTGATATGTATAGGGTGTGCTCCAAGCCTCATTGTTCCTCCTAGATGTTTGACATTGTACTGACTTGGCAATAAATCGATTACTGGGTATGGAGTGTTCGGGTCTATTTCTGTGCTATGCGCTCTCTCTAATCCTACAACGTTTCTAGCGTATTCGACAACCATTAATTGCATTCCAAAACATATTCCCAGCAATGGTTTATTGTTTTCTCGCAGGAAACGTATAGCTTTGATTTTGCCTTCTGCCCCTCTCTTACCGAATCCTGGCAAGATAACTGCTCCATCATACTCTAATAGTTTTTCTAGAGATAACTTTCCGTTCTCAATATCTGTTGCTTCAAACCATCCTAGTTCTATGCCTGTATTATTCCATGCTCCCGCATGTTTTAATGCTTCAATTATGCTTAGATAGCTGTCGTGGAGCTTAGTGTATTTACCGATCATAGCGATCCTTGTTTTCCTTTTAGGATTAGTTAGCTTTTCTAAGAAATCATACCATTTAGACAGGTCTGGTTCACGATACTCTAGCCTCAGCTTCTCGGCGAGGTATTTAGTGTATCCTTGTCTATGTAGAATTATTGGGACACGATAAATAATGTCTACATCTGGATCACTATACACTGCTTCTTTCGATAAATTAGAATACAATGCTATTTTAGCTCTATTCTCCTCTTCTAATTCTCTAGGTGAGCGAACAACTACTATGTCCGGCTGAATACCTATTCTTCTAAGCTCTTGAATACTGTGCTGTACAGGTTTTGTTTTTTGTTCACCAGTAGATATTATTGGTGCTAAAGCTACATGTATTGCTACAGTATTCCCATAACCCTCCTCTATACGCATCTGCCTAATTGCTTCTAGGAAAGGTAATCCTTCAATATCACCAACAGTTCCACCAATCTCTACGAGAACTATGTCTGCATGAGTTTCTTTTGCAACACTCCTTATTCTCTCCTTGATCTCATCCGTTACATGCGGAATTATCTGTACACATTTTCCTAAATATTCTCCTCTACGCTCCTTCATGATAACACTATAGTAGATCTGTCCTGTAGTGATATTATGTTTCTTGGTCAGGTTCTGGTTCAGGAACCTCTCATAATGGCCAATATCAAGATCTGTTTCTCCACCATCTTCTGTAACAAATACTTCTCCATGCATATATGGATTCATTGTTCCAGCATCAACGTTAACATATGGATCAATCTTTATTGCTGTAACACTATACCCTATTGATTTCAGTAATAAACCTGTAGAAGCTGTTATAACTCCCTTTCCTAAACCAGATAATACTCCACCAGTTATAAATACATATTTAGCCATGTGCCCACCACATAGTAAGTTTATATAAGCTTAAAAAACCTACTCCAACATTCTCTAGGCAATAAATATTTATTATGACATTGTTATACTTGTAACCATGACAGGGGAGAAGATTAAGCTAGAATATATTTCTTGGAAACAACTCCATATAGCCTTGATTAATCTAGCTAAGACTATGATTAGTGAAGGTTATCGTCCTGACATAATATATGCTGTTATTAAGGGTGGACTTATTCCTGCAAGGATATTGTCGGACTTATTAGAAGTGGATCAAATTGGTTTTATAGGTGTAAAATTCTATAAAGGCATTGGAACTCGGGAGGCTAAACCAGAACTAACACTACCACCAACTCATCCTGTGAGAAATAAAAATGTCTTAGTAGTTGATGACGTTGTTGATAGTGGTAGAACACTACAATTAGTATTAGAAGAACTAAATAGATATGGTGCTAGAAACATTAAATCACTGGTAATCTATGTAAAGCCTTGGAGCCCCATATATCCAGACTACTACTATAAAGAGACTCGTAACTGGGTAGTTTTCCCATGGGAAATAATTGAGACAAGTAGAGAAACAAGCATTAACCCCGAAGATCTAGGCGAGGATAAAACCATTTTTCAAAGCATACTCAGAAGCCTAATCGGGAAATCCTAGAAAAACAATATTATAGAAGCTTCTTTATTGTCTTAGCAATTTTTTCAGCAACAACTCTATAATGTATTCTTGACAACCCTAAACCTATTACTTCTAATACTAATACATAGCCGGTAAATGTTAGGACTAATGAGTATAATAAATAGGTTTCCTCATCGAAAACCATGAGGGAGAAATGGTCTAGAAGCCTCCAAATATCTATATTAGGCTCCCTTATATGTACGTGTGTCCAAAAACTTGTCGGGAACATTATCGGCCATAAACCTATAAGTAAAACATATAGGATGGCTAAGAATCTACAACGATAACATTCTCTGAGTTTTGCAAACAATATTATTGAGAAAGCAATTGCTGGAACAAGATATTGATGATTAACTCTCCAATATGTTGTTGTGAAAACTATGTATGCTAGACTAGAATAAACAACTGGATCACGAAAACCAAGATAAGCCATTAGGATCATGGTTAACAATGTGAGAGCCGGTAACCACCAATACTCCACGAGGAACATCATATTCTTACCTGTGTGTTCATGAATATATGTTGCAAGACTAGATAATCCATTAAAACTATAACATATTGGAGGAGTATAACCAGGCTTACTAACAGATAAAGCATTGTTTATGAACATTTCTATGCTGCCAGGACAAGCTATTTCAAAAGGTATAAACAACACTAATACTCCAATAATCAAGCTTGAAACGAGCAGGATTTTCCTAAACCATTTATCTCTCTTCATAATTAGATCATAGATAATAAGTGTTAGAGGGAATAGGAAT from Staphylothermus marinus F1 harbors:
- the pyrI gene encoding aspartate carbamoyltransferase regulatory subunit — its product is MNPTNLSKYPNKLIVSKIRNGIVIDHIPAGKALKVLRVLGITGSEGLRVALVMNVESRKLGRKDIVKIEEKFLSMKELSLIALIAPTATINVIKEYKVVEKQRVEPPSIVKGLIKCPNPTCISRKKNEPIKSLFKLKSTNPIMLECQYCGYVLKGDEIEDYIES
- the pyrB gene encoding aspartate carbamoyltransferase, whose amino-acid sequence is MGFPRGDVLSILDYSRENLEYLFLVADQMEKYLSEKKKLHLLDGYIVALAFLEPSTRTMYSFQSATYRLGGKTLVFTSETATSLAKGENFADTIRMLDSYSDLIVIRSKYEGTARYAAELAENPVINGGDGRHEHPTQAMIDLYTMYKIFGGIDGLTIGILGDLKYARTITSFLYGLTRFKPRKVYLISPGILRLREEVRNKIAELGLSFEETTSLQDVIDELDVLYVTRIQKERYPDPIEYERVKNLYRISIDTLRNVKKEFRILHPLPKIDEIDYRVDETPYAAYFYQAKLGVPLRMALLSLVLGVWRG
- the pyrE gene encoding orotate phosphoribosyltransferase; its protein translation is MNSESVLEEIVLELYRNKLFKIGEYRLTSGKISPYYIDLRILPSYYDIYSKIIDISLSKLEKLNFDIVVGIESAGIIHASFIACKTHKPVGYVRKKPKQHGTKRLVEGIVADRNVLVVDDVATTGGSLEHAVNAVRSMGGIVEKAFVFVDREEGARERLKRLGVELISLMNIWFIINVLVKHRLIDEQTYYLIKNYLNREKHS
- a CDS encoding orotidine 5'-phosphate decarboxylase / HUMPS family protein — encoded protein: MNSRIIVALDVTNKPLNWFIDFIDATKNIVAGYKFGLPFLIRYGLEGFMEISKLIDNKHYWIIDFKLADIAPIMINTVNQLVEMGYNTYIAHAFIGLEGGLFELKDFLSKQNSKLVLVASMSHKGSLDIIDKCLLNILEIIKKLKPWGLVAPATRPDRIIEIKKFLFENNIQAKIFSPGIGVQGAAPGTAIRVGADYEIIGRMITLSSNPIKIIEEINKIHREIIGVDHK
- a CDS encoding CTP synthase; this translates as MAKYVFITGGVLSGLGKGVITASTGLLLKSIGYSVTAIKIDPYVNVDAGTMNPYMHGEVFVTEDGGETDLDIGHYERFLNQNLTKKHNITTGQIYYSVIMKERRGEYLGKCVQIIPHVTDEIKERIRSVAKETHADIVLVEIGGTVGDIEGLPFLEAIRQMRIEEGYGNTVAIHVALAPIISTGEQKTKPVQHSIQELRRIGIQPDIVVVRSPRELEEENRAKIALYSNLSKEAVYSDPDVDIIYRVPIILHRQGYTKYLAEKLRLEYREPDLSKWYDFLEKLTNPKRKTRIAMIGKYTKLHDSYLSIIEALKHAGAWNNTGIELGWFEATDIENGKLSLEKLLEYDGAVILPGFGKRGAEGKIKAIRFLRENNKPLLGICFGMQLMVVEYARNVVGLERAHSTEIDPNTPYPVIDLLPSQYNVKHLGGTMRLGAHPIHIKKNTIAWQIYRREIVYERHRHRYEVNPKYIDKLENAGLKISGWSPEKYPEFIELPKYRTLYFGSQPHPEFKSRPLTPAPIYYYFIKKIVGD
- a CDS encoding phosphoribosyltransferase; this translates as MTGEKIKLEYISWKQLHIALINLAKTMISEGYRPDIIYAVIKGGLIPARILSDLLEVDQIGFIGVKFYKGIGTREAKPELTLPPTHPVRNKNVLVVDDVVDSGRTLQLVLEELNRYGARNIKSLVIYVKPWSPIYPDYYYKETRNWVVFPWEIIETSRETSINPEDLGEDKTIFQSILRSLIGKS